A genomic window from Antedon mediterranea chromosome 4, ecAntMedi1.1, whole genome shotgun sequence includes:
- the LOC140046329 gene encoding exonuclease mut-7 homolog isoform X1: MQQPNAGGSGDHSSPAVPSIATFQSWFNQFEKLWASRRDEEIRKMAERLFNQLKHNVLELVLFLMENNQDHFRKKTDTWTKMVLKKFLEMKESLRKIKKDQFTTCLTPEMQQRALYLATCGHYNVLSIVCRLFQLDCDNNQHLTEYINVMISRKQYKEACRCITQLNLQPYFSIHQVIVPLVLQDKLNLAEAYLKRHNKLQIELLHYLDQFCAQGFDVDTFIGDLDVPGIKKDKLAPRAVRKLVARLLSMYDLDSELCPNYDKTKHMGALKYLLHKRYNEPASCSSNWDDFVEQAIGSSPILQDELIIQFICYNDLPAAVKWAKRLNISRERMPEQVITAIDDANRLLNLAQTYGEMGQKCRLSSLADTDEEIWEACYTQEEAVARSKIEYYQLNLPYEKIVIVDQEYMLESCIQQLTRAKSIIGIDMEWKPGFLKTKCRVAVVQLACESHIYLIDMLALDPNPDCLVWLMESILCDEDVLKLGYGIRNDLQMLVKSYPFLSDCVHKMEGMNDLSILQSKLESVKPNILGATSCEMDRGLSGLVNRCFGRPLDKKEQMSNWECRPLNYSQIVYAALDAYCLLEVFNYMMGKADSIGLNIDLKSAFIMNSPTKKVKTKRNKRRDKEKAVVSLADISLSNDSYKEPITPQELAVVCDTMLQGLGRQLRSCGVDVKVLENDQDHSQAVEIARADGRIILTRGTPYISLRSQVGDDLCYLVRCVKACDQLEEVLNFYNVRVMAKDIFSRCQMCNGNAYAKVSSSTMKEAYEKKNARQHGPAEMGLYSDPYGFGDDEFDEDDGFYFDSDVLPGHEPNDFYESYPQDLPVEDSIMYMPQAEQNEGAVAGSSNLNYKEGVVFSSSGIDMNNLTVGDDVEIQMNVIQGSILDSVDIFYICTTCGKIYWEGRHFSNVLEQYAHILHRGSDEEGSAHGMFQHDDDDSIEGGLVF, from the exons ATGCAACAGCCAAATGCAGGAGGAAGTGGAGACCACAGCTCACCAGCTGTTCCATCAATAGCAACCTTTCAATCATGGTTTAACCAGTTTGAAAAGTTATGGGCAAGCAGAAGGGACGAAGAGATCCGCAAAATGGCAGAACGATTGTTCAACCAACTTAAACATAATGTACTCGAACTAGTACTGTTTCTTATGGAAAATAATCAAGATCACTTCCGGAAGAAAACTGATACGTGGACAAAAATGGTTTTGAAGAAATTTTTAGAGATGAAGGAAAGCTTACGAAAAATTAAAAAG GATCAGTTTACAACTTGTTTAACGCCTGAGATGCAACAGAGGGCGCTGTACCTAGCAACATGCGGTCATTATAATGTGTTGAGCATCGTCTGCCGTCTCTTTCAACTTGACTGTGATAATAATCAACACCTAACTGAGTACATAAATGTAATGATCTCTAGAAAACAGTATAAGGAG GCTTGTCGATGCATAACACAGCTAAATTTACAACCCTACTTCAGTATTCACCAA GTCATCGTACCTCTAGTCTTGCAAGATAAGTTAAATTTAGCAGAAGCATATTTGAAAAGGCACAATAAGCTACAGATAGAGTTGCTACACTACCTTGATCAGTTCTGTGCCCAAGGCTTTGATGTCGATACTTTCATTGG AGACCTTGATGTACCAGGCATCAAGAAAGACAAGCTTGCCCCTCGTGCGGTGAGAAAACTGGTTGCAAGACTGCTATCTATGTATGATCTAGATTCTGAACTTTGCCCTAATTATGACAAGACTAAGCACATGGGAGCTCTTAAGTATTTACTTCACAAGCGTTATAATGAG CCTGCATCATGTTCAAGTAATTGGGATGATTTCGTAGAGCAAGCTATTGGAAGTAGTCCGATACTACAAGATGAGCTTATCATTCAGTTCATCTGTTACAATGACTTACCAGCTGCAGTGAAATGGGCAAAGAGACTAAACATAAGCAGAGAGAGAATGCCAGAACAAGTTATCACTGCTATTGATGATGCCAACAG GCTTCTGAATCTAGCTCAAACATATGGTGAAATGGGACAAAAGTGTAGGCTAAG TTCACTTGCTGACACAGATGAAGAAATTTGGGAGGCATGTTATACTCAAGAGGAGGCAGTAGCACGTAGTAAAATTGaatattatcaattaaattTACCCTATGAGAAGATAGTAATTGTGGATCAGGAATATATGTTGGAGAGTTGCATTCAACAGTTAACTAGG GCCAAAAGCATAATTGGTATAGATATggaatggaaaccaggctttctGAAAACCAAATGCAG AGTTGCTGTTGTGCAGCTGGCATGCGAGTCTCATATTTATCTCATAGACATGCTAGCTCTTGATCCTAATCCAGACTGCCTAGTTTGGTTAATGGAATCTATTCTATGTGATGAGGATGTTCTGAAGCTAG GATATGGAATCCGCAATGATCTTCAGATGCTGGTGAAATCATATCCATTTCTCTCAGATTGTGTACATAAAATGGAGGGCATGAATGACTTATCGATCCTGCAGTCTAAG TTGGAATCTGTAAAGCCTAACATACTTGGTGCTACCTCATGTGAAATGGACCGAGGATTGAGTGGACTCGTCAACCGATGTTTTGGAAGACCTCTAGATAAGAAAGAACAAATGTCGAACTGGGAATGCAGACCGTTAAACTATTCACAGATTGTCTATGCAG CACTGGATGCATATTGCTTGCTGGAAGTGTTTAATTACATGATGGGTAAAGCTGATTCCATTGGCCtgaatattgatttaaaatctGCATTTATAATGAACTCTCCAACAAAGAAGgtgaaaacaaaaagaaacaagAGGAGAGACAAAGAAAAGGCTGTCGTCTCACTTGCTGATATCTCTTTA TCGAATGATAGCTACAAGGAACCAATAACACCACAAGAGTTAGCTGTTGTCTGTGACACCATGCTTCAAGGATTAGGGAGGCAGCTAAGGTCATGTGGAGTTGATGTAAAGGTTCTAGAAAATGACCAAGATCACAGTCAAGCCGTTGAG atCGCCAGAGCTGATGGTCGAATTATTCTCACCAGAGGAACACCATATATATCA TTGCGCTCACAAGTTGGTGATGACCTTTGCTACCTTGTGAGATGCGTGAAAGCTTGCGACCAACTGGAAGAAGTTTTAAATTTCTACAATGTACGCGTCATGGCAAAGGACATATTCAGCAGATGCCAG ATGTGCAACGGTAATGCTTATGCCAAAGTGTCTTCTTCTACCATGAAAGAAGCCTATGAAAAGAAAAATGCAAGACAACATGGCCCAGCGGAAATGGGTTTATACTCTGACCCCTACGGCTTTGGTGATGACGAATTTGACGAAGACGATGGGTTTTACTTTGACTCTGATGTTCTACCAGGTCACGAACCGAATGACTTTTATGAAAGTTATCCTCAAGATCTTCCTGTAGAAGATTCTATAATGTACATGCCACAAGCTGAACAGAACGAGGGAGCTGTAGCAGGCTCGTCAAATTTAAACTATAAAGAAGGTGTTGTGTTTTCCAGTAGTGGAATTGATATGAATAACCTAACAGTTGGCGATGACGTTGAAATCCAAATGAATGTAATACAGGGCAGTAttttagatagtgtagacatattCTATATCTGTACTACATGTGGAAAGATTTACTGGGAGGGAAGACATTTCTCAAATGTTTTGGAACAGTATGCACATATTCTTCATAGAGGATCTGATGAGGAGGGCAGCGCACATGGAATGTTCCagcatgatgatgatgatagcaTTGAAGGTGGCCTAGTGTTTTAA
- the LOC140046329 gene encoding exonuclease mut-7 homolog isoform X3, with the protein MQQPNAGGSGDHSSPAVPSIATFQSWFNQFEKLWASRRDEEIRKMAERLFNQLKHNVLELVLFLMENNQDHFRKKTDTWTKMVLKKFLEMKESLRKIKKDQFTTCLTPEMQQRALYLATCGHYNVLSIVCRLFQLDCDNNQHLTEYINVMISRKQYKEACRCITQLNLQPYFSIHQVIVPLVLQDKLNLAEAYLKRHNKLQIELLHYLDQFCAQGFDVDTFIGDLDVPGIKKDKLAPRAVRKLVARLLSMYDLDSELCPNYDKTKHMGALKYLLHKRYNEPASCSSNWDDFVEQAIGSSPILQDELIIQFICYNDLPAAVKWAKRLNISRERMPEQVITAIDDANSSLADTDEEIWEACYTQEEAVARSKIEYYQLNLPYEKIVIVDQEYMLESCIQQLTRAKSIIGIDMEWKPGFLKTKCRVAVVQLACESHIYLIDMLALDPNPDCLVWLMESILCDEDVLKLGYGIRNDLQMLVKSYPFLSDCVHKMEGMNDLSILQSKLESVKPNILGATSCEMDRGLSGLVNRCFGRPLDKKEQMSNWECRPLNYSQIVYAALDAYCLLEVFNYMMGKADSIGLNIDLKSAFIMNSPTKKVKTKRNKRRDKEKAVVSLADISLSNDSYKEPITPQELAVVCDTMLQGLGRQLRSCGVDVKVLENDQDHSQAVEIARADGRIILTRGTPYISLRSQVGDDLCYLVRCVKACDQLEEVLNFYNVRVMAKDIFSRCQMCNGNAYAKVSSSTMKEAYEKKNARQHGPAEMGLYSDPYGFGDDEFDEDDGFYFDSDVLPGHEPNDFYESYPQDLPVEDSIMYMPQAEQNEGAVAGSSNLNYKEGVVFSSSGIDMNNLTVGDDVEIQMNVIQGSILDSVDIFYICTTCGKIYWEGRHFSNVLEQYAHILHRGSDEEGSAHGMFQHDDDDSIEGGLVF; encoded by the exons ATGCAACAGCCAAATGCAGGAGGAAGTGGAGACCACAGCTCACCAGCTGTTCCATCAATAGCAACCTTTCAATCATGGTTTAACCAGTTTGAAAAGTTATGGGCAAGCAGAAGGGACGAAGAGATCCGCAAAATGGCAGAACGATTGTTCAACCAACTTAAACATAATGTACTCGAACTAGTACTGTTTCTTATGGAAAATAATCAAGATCACTTCCGGAAGAAAACTGATACGTGGACAAAAATGGTTTTGAAGAAATTTTTAGAGATGAAGGAAAGCTTACGAAAAATTAAAAAG GATCAGTTTACAACTTGTTTAACGCCTGAGATGCAACAGAGGGCGCTGTACCTAGCAACATGCGGTCATTATAATGTGTTGAGCATCGTCTGCCGTCTCTTTCAACTTGACTGTGATAATAATCAACACCTAACTGAGTACATAAATGTAATGATCTCTAGAAAACAGTATAAGGAG GCTTGTCGATGCATAACACAGCTAAATTTACAACCCTACTTCAGTATTCACCAA GTCATCGTACCTCTAGTCTTGCAAGATAAGTTAAATTTAGCAGAAGCATATTTGAAAAGGCACAATAAGCTACAGATAGAGTTGCTACACTACCTTGATCAGTTCTGTGCCCAAGGCTTTGATGTCGATACTTTCATTGG AGACCTTGATGTACCAGGCATCAAGAAAGACAAGCTTGCCCCTCGTGCGGTGAGAAAACTGGTTGCAAGACTGCTATCTATGTATGATCTAGATTCTGAACTTTGCCCTAATTATGACAAGACTAAGCACATGGGAGCTCTTAAGTATTTACTTCACAAGCGTTATAATGAG CCTGCATCATGTTCAAGTAATTGGGATGATTTCGTAGAGCAAGCTATTGGAAGTAGTCCGATACTACAAGATGAGCTTATCATTCAGTTCATCTGTTACAATGACTTACCAGCTGCAGTGAAATGGGCAAAGAGACTAAACATAAGCAGAGAGAGAATGCCAGAACAAGTTATCACTGCTATTGATGATGCCAACAG TTCACTTGCTGACACAGATGAAGAAATTTGGGAGGCATGTTATACTCAAGAGGAGGCAGTAGCACGTAGTAAAATTGaatattatcaattaaattTACCCTATGAGAAGATAGTAATTGTGGATCAGGAATATATGTTGGAGAGTTGCATTCAACAGTTAACTAGG GCCAAAAGCATAATTGGTATAGATATggaatggaaaccaggctttctGAAAACCAAATGCAG AGTTGCTGTTGTGCAGCTGGCATGCGAGTCTCATATTTATCTCATAGACATGCTAGCTCTTGATCCTAATCCAGACTGCCTAGTTTGGTTAATGGAATCTATTCTATGTGATGAGGATGTTCTGAAGCTAG GATATGGAATCCGCAATGATCTTCAGATGCTGGTGAAATCATATCCATTTCTCTCAGATTGTGTACATAAAATGGAGGGCATGAATGACTTATCGATCCTGCAGTCTAAG TTGGAATCTGTAAAGCCTAACATACTTGGTGCTACCTCATGTGAAATGGACCGAGGATTGAGTGGACTCGTCAACCGATGTTTTGGAAGACCTCTAGATAAGAAAGAACAAATGTCGAACTGGGAATGCAGACCGTTAAACTATTCACAGATTGTCTATGCAG CACTGGATGCATATTGCTTGCTGGAAGTGTTTAATTACATGATGGGTAAAGCTGATTCCATTGGCCtgaatattgatttaaaatctGCATTTATAATGAACTCTCCAACAAAGAAGgtgaaaacaaaaagaaacaagAGGAGAGACAAAGAAAAGGCTGTCGTCTCACTTGCTGATATCTCTTTA TCGAATGATAGCTACAAGGAACCAATAACACCACAAGAGTTAGCTGTTGTCTGTGACACCATGCTTCAAGGATTAGGGAGGCAGCTAAGGTCATGTGGAGTTGATGTAAAGGTTCTAGAAAATGACCAAGATCACAGTCAAGCCGTTGAG atCGCCAGAGCTGATGGTCGAATTATTCTCACCAGAGGAACACCATATATATCA TTGCGCTCACAAGTTGGTGATGACCTTTGCTACCTTGTGAGATGCGTGAAAGCTTGCGACCAACTGGAAGAAGTTTTAAATTTCTACAATGTACGCGTCATGGCAAAGGACATATTCAGCAGATGCCAG ATGTGCAACGGTAATGCTTATGCCAAAGTGTCTTCTTCTACCATGAAAGAAGCCTATGAAAAGAAAAATGCAAGACAACATGGCCCAGCGGAAATGGGTTTATACTCTGACCCCTACGGCTTTGGTGATGACGAATTTGACGAAGACGATGGGTTTTACTTTGACTCTGATGTTCTACCAGGTCACGAACCGAATGACTTTTATGAAAGTTATCCTCAAGATCTTCCTGTAGAAGATTCTATAATGTACATGCCACAAGCTGAACAGAACGAGGGAGCTGTAGCAGGCTCGTCAAATTTAAACTATAAAGAAGGTGTTGTGTTTTCCAGTAGTGGAATTGATATGAATAACCTAACAGTTGGCGATGACGTTGAAATCCAAATGAATGTAATACAGGGCAGTAttttagatagtgtagacatattCTATATCTGTACTACATGTGGAAAGATTTACTGGGAGGGAAGACATTTCTCAAATGTTTTGGAACAGTATGCACATATTCTTCATAGAGGATCTGATGAGGAGGGCAGCGCACATGGAATGTTCCagcatgatgatgatgatagcaTTGAAGGTGGCCTAGTGTTTTAA
- the LOC140046329 gene encoding exonuclease mut-7 homolog isoform X2, whose amino-acid sequence MQQPNAGGSGDHSSPAVPSIATFQSWFNQFEKLWASRRDEEIRKMAERLFNQLKHNVLELVLFLMENNQDHFRKKTDTWTKMVLKKFLEMKESLRKIKKDQFTTCLTPEMQQRALYLATCGHYNVLSIVCRLFQLDCDNNQHLTEYINVMISRKQYKEACRCITQLNLQPYFSIHQVIVPLVLQDKLNLAEAYLKRHNKLQIELLHYLDQFCAQGFDVDTFIGDLDVPGIKKDKLAPRAVRKLVARLLSMYDLDSELCPNYDKTKHMGALKYLLHKRYNEPASCSSNWDDFVEQAIGSSPILQDELIIQFICYNDLPAAVKWAKRLNISRERMPEQVITAIDDANSSSLADTDEEIWEACYTQEEAVARSKIEYYQLNLPYEKIVIVDQEYMLESCIQQLTRAKSIIGIDMEWKPGFLKTKCRVAVVQLACESHIYLIDMLALDPNPDCLVWLMESILCDEDVLKLGYGIRNDLQMLVKSYPFLSDCVHKMEGMNDLSILQSKLESVKPNILGATSCEMDRGLSGLVNRCFGRPLDKKEQMSNWECRPLNYSQIVYAALDAYCLLEVFNYMMGKADSIGLNIDLKSAFIMNSPTKKVKTKRNKRRDKEKAVVSLADISLSNDSYKEPITPQELAVVCDTMLQGLGRQLRSCGVDVKVLENDQDHSQAVEIARADGRIILTRGTPYISLRSQVGDDLCYLVRCVKACDQLEEVLNFYNVRVMAKDIFSRCQMCNGNAYAKVSSSTMKEAYEKKNARQHGPAEMGLYSDPYGFGDDEFDEDDGFYFDSDVLPGHEPNDFYESYPQDLPVEDSIMYMPQAEQNEGAVAGSSNLNYKEGVVFSSSGIDMNNLTVGDDVEIQMNVIQGSILDSVDIFYICTTCGKIYWEGRHFSNVLEQYAHILHRGSDEEGSAHGMFQHDDDDSIEGGLVF is encoded by the exons ATGCAACAGCCAAATGCAGGAGGAAGTGGAGACCACAGCTCACCAGCTGTTCCATCAATAGCAACCTTTCAATCATGGTTTAACCAGTTTGAAAAGTTATGGGCAAGCAGAAGGGACGAAGAGATCCGCAAAATGGCAGAACGATTGTTCAACCAACTTAAACATAATGTACTCGAACTAGTACTGTTTCTTATGGAAAATAATCAAGATCACTTCCGGAAGAAAACTGATACGTGGACAAAAATGGTTTTGAAGAAATTTTTAGAGATGAAGGAAAGCTTACGAAAAATTAAAAAG GATCAGTTTACAACTTGTTTAACGCCTGAGATGCAACAGAGGGCGCTGTACCTAGCAACATGCGGTCATTATAATGTGTTGAGCATCGTCTGCCGTCTCTTTCAACTTGACTGTGATAATAATCAACACCTAACTGAGTACATAAATGTAATGATCTCTAGAAAACAGTATAAGGAG GCTTGTCGATGCATAACACAGCTAAATTTACAACCCTACTTCAGTATTCACCAA GTCATCGTACCTCTAGTCTTGCAAGATAAGTTAAATTTAGCAGAAGCATATTTGAAAAGGCACAATAAGCTACAGATAGAGTTGCTACACTACCTTGATCAGTTCTGTGCCCAAGGCTTTGATGTCGATACTTTCATTGG AGACCTTGATGTACCAGGCATCAAGAAAGACAAGCTTGCCCCTCGTGCGGTGAGAAAACTGGTTGCAAGACTGCTATCTATGTATGATCTAGATTCTGAACTTTGCCCTAATTATGACAAGACTAAGCACATGGGAGCTCTTAAGTATTTACTTCACAAGCGTTATAATGAG CCTGCATCATGTTCAAGTAATTGGGATGATTTCGTAGAGCAAGCTATTGGAAGTAGTCCGATACTACAAGATGAGCTTATCATTCAGTTCATCTGTTACAATGACTTACCAGCTGCAGTGAAATGGGCAAAGAGACTAAACATAAGCAGAGAGAGAATGCCAGAACAAGTTATCACTGCTATTGATGATGCCAACAG CAGTTCACTTGCTGACACAGATGAAGAAATTTGGGAGGCATGTTATACTCAAGAGGAGGCAGTAGCACGTAGTAAAATTGaatattatcaattaaattTACCCTATGAGAAGATAGTAATTGTGGATCAGGAATATATGTTGGAGAGTTGCATTCAACAGTTAACTAGG GCCAAAAGCATAATTGGTATAGATATggaatggaaaccaggctttctGAAAACCAAATGCAG AGTTGCTGTTGTGCAGCTGGCATGCGAGTCTCATATTTATCTCATAGACATGCTAGCTCTTGATCCTAATCCAGACTGCCTAGTTTGGTTAATGGAATCTATTCTATGTGATGAGGATGTTCTGAAGCTAG GATATGGAATCCGCAATGATCTTCAGATGCTGGTGAAATCATATCCATTTCTCTCAGATTGTGTACATAAAATGGAGGGCATGAATGACTTATCGATCCTGCAGTCTAAG TTGGAATCTGTAAAGCCTAACATACTTGGTGCTACCTCATGTGAAATGGACCGAGGATTGAGTGGACTCGTCAACCGATGTTTTGGAAGACCTCTAGATAAGAAAGAACAAATGTCGAACTGGGAATGCAGACCGTTAAACTATTCACAGATTGTCTATGCAG CACTGGATGCATATTGCTTGCTGGAAGTGTTTAATTACATGATGGGTAAAGCTGATTCCATTGGCCtgaatattgatttaaaatctGCATTTATAATGAACTCTCCAACAAAGAAGgtgaaaacaaaaagaaacaagAGGAGAGACAAAGAAAAGGCTGTCGTCTCACTTGCTGATATCTCTTTA TCGAATGATAGCTACAAGGAACCAATAACACCACAAGAGTTAGCTGTTGTCTGTGACACCATGCTTCAAGGATTAGGGAGGCAGCTAAGGTCATGTGGAGTTGATGTAAAGGTTCTAGAAAATGACCAAGATCACAGTCAAGCCGTTGAG atCGCCAGAGCTGATGGTCGAATTATTCTCACCAGAGGAACACCATATATATCA TTGCGCTCACAAGTTGGTGATGACCTTTGCTACCTTGTGAGATGCGTGAAAGCTTGCGACCAACTGGAAGAAGTTTTAAATTTCTACAATGTACGCGTCATGGCAAAGGACATATTCAGCAGATGCCAG ATGTGCAACGGTAATGCTTATGCCAAAGTGTCTTCTTCTACCATGAAAGAAGCCTATGAAAAGAAAAATGCAAGACAACATGGCCCAGCGGAAATGGGTTTATACTCTGACCCCTACGGCTTTGGTGATGACGAATTTGACGAAGACGATGGGTTTTACTTTGACTCTGATGTTCTACCAGGTCACGAACCGAATGACTTTTATGAAAGTTATCCTCAAGATCTTCCTGTAGAAGATTCTATAATGTACATGCCACAAGCTGAACAGAACGAGGGAGCTGTAGCAGGCTCGTCAAATTTAAACTATAAAGAAGGTGTTGTGTTTTCCAGTAGTGGAATTGATATGAATAACCTAACAGTTGGCGATGACGTTGAAATCCAAATGAATGTAATACAGGGCAGTAttttagatagtgtagacatattCTATATCTGTACTACATGTGGAAAGATTTACTGGGAGGGAAGACATTTCTCAAATGTTTTGGAACAGTATGCACATATTCTTCATAGAGGATCTGATGAGGAGGGCAGCGCACATGGAATGTTCCagcatgatgatgatgatagcaTTGAAGGTGGCCTAGTGTTTTAA